The DNA window GACTTGTTCCTTTAATAGATCCTGCTCAGGATGGAGAAATTGTAGATAGAATTCAAGGAATAAGAAAACAATTTGCTCAGGAAATGGGAATTATAATTCCACAAGTTCAGTTGCGTGATAATTTACAATTAGAACCAGGTGGGTATCAAATTTTGTTAAAAAGTAACAAAGTAGCGGCTGGTAATTTAATGGTGGATTATTTTTTAGCAATGGATCCTGGTGGTGTTGAATTACCAATTGGTGGGGAAGTAACAAAAGATCCTGTTTATGGTCTTCCTGCAATTTGGGTGCATAAACGTGATAAAGAAGAAGCAGTATTTAGAGGTTATACTGTAGTAAATTGTTCTACTGTTGTTGCAACTAATATTACAAAGGTGTTAAAAGAACATGCTGCAGAATTAATAACAAGGCAAGATGTTCAATATCTAATTGATAAACTGAAGGAAACTAATCCAAAAGTAGTAGAAGAGGTTATGCAATCAGATCGACTTACTTTAGGTGAAGTTGTTAAAGTCATGCAAAACTTGCTACGTGAAGACGTGTCGGTACGCGACATTCTTACCCTATTTGAGTGCCTAGCAGATCATTGTAGAATAATAAAAAATCCTGATGTTTTATCTGAACTATGCCGCAAGAGTTTTGGTAGAAATATTGTTCAAAAATACATCAATGATAAGGATGAATTAGTGGTTGTTACTTTTGATAGATTAATTGAAGATATATTATCTGGTGGTTTGGTTACAACTGAAAATGGTTCAACATATTTAAATCTTGATGCAAAAAATGCACAGGAAATTTTGCAAAAGCTGCTAAAAGGAATTCAAATTTTTGATAAAGAGGGTTCCCAACCTGTTTTATTAATAAGCGCACGAATGCGTCAAGCATTTCAAAAATTAGTATCCCGTTACATACCACAGTTGATAGTTCTTTCTTACGATGAAATTCCGCATGATATAAATATAAGAAACTTGGAATTAATTACTTAATTGTTTTATTATTAAAGGATGTAAAATGGAAATTAGAAAATTTGAATCATTTTCCCTCCAGGATGCCATAAAACTTGTTAAGTTAGAATTAGGTAGAGATGCAGTAATTTTATCTACTAAAGAAAAAGAGATTTACTCTGAAGAGTTACAAAAAAATTGCAGAATTTATGAAGTTACAGCTTCTCCAAGTGCAACTGTGCATGGAAAAGTTATAAATCCAAAATCAGCAGAACATCTCCCAAAAGTTGATTTTCCAAGAATTAAACCAAGAAATGAAGCAACTGTCGTTAAAGGAGATCCCACTCCAAATAGACAAAAAAGTACTTTAATTTCTCCTACTCTTTCGACTTTAAATCAAGAAACTAGAAATATGGCTCGATCATTAGCTAGCGCTTTAACTAAAGAGCCAGCCAAAGAACGTTTGTTTTCTAAAGAAACAATAAATAATCCAAATAATACAGAATTAAATGAGCAAACTCTTGAAGAAATGAGTGTATTAAAATCTGAAATATCTAAAGTAAGAAAAGAGCTGGAAAGTTTACCTCAAGTTGATATAACTGAGCAAATGCAAGAAATTAAAGTCTTATTACATGATATTATGCGCGAAAAATATAAAAAATCGACTGATAATGGAAATTCGCATGTAACCGATATTGGTATAAGGCTCAGAAGTGCTGGTGTATCTGAAAATTTTATAAATCATCTAACTACTTGGTTAAATACATTAGAAGATCCTAAAAATAAAGAAGAATTAATTAATTCTCCAGAGAAAACAAAAGAATTTTATTTAAGTTCTGCAATAAAATTTATATTTAAGTATTTAAAAGTAACTGGCCCATTTCGAGTAGAAAAAAGCAAGAAAAAAGTTGTCTGTTTTGTGGGGCCCACGGGTGTTGGCAAAACAACAACTTTAGCTAAAATTGCTGCTAAACTAAAATTAACTGATTTAGCTGATGTTGAATTAATATCAATGGATTCTTATAGAATAGCAGCAAGTGATCAATTAAGAGTTTATTCTAAAATATTGGATTGTCATTTTGCTGAAATTTCAGATAAAAATGAACTTGTAAATTATATTTCTAAGCATAATAATTATGATTATATTTTAATTGATACTGCTGGTAGAAGTTCTAGATTTTCTGATCAAATGGAAACTTTAAAGAAACTTGCAGAAGCTCCACTTCCAATTGAATTTCATTTAGTTTTGTCATGTACAATGAAACAAAGGGATATTGATGAAACAATTCGCGGGTTTCGATTTTTAACTCCTGCAAGTCTAATTTTCACTAAATTAGATGAATCTTGGGCATTTGGAGAGATATTAAATACTAGTGTGCAAAATAAATTACCACTCAGTTACTTTACAACTGGACAAAGAGTTCCTGAAGATATTGAAATTGCATCAAAAGAAAGAGTTGTGGAGCGCTTACTTAAACTCTAATTAATGTTCTTAGATTTTGGAGGATATTGTGTTTGATCAAGCTTCTAGTTTAAGAGAAATGATGAGAAATATTCAAAAAGAAAATTTAAATTTTTCTAAACCTGTTACATACCAACCTAAAGTACCAACTGTTCTCGCTATTTCTGGTGGTAAAGGAGGTGTTGGAAAAACTTTAACTACGGCAAATTTAGGTCTTTGTATGGCTAGGATGGGAATGCGAACATTACTTATTGATGGAGATTTTGGTTTAGCAAATTTAGATGTTGTTTTAAATTTACGACCTCAATTTACTTTAGATGATGTTCTTTGTGGAGAAAGACATTTAAAAGATATTATTATGACAGGTGTTGAAGGCGTCAGAATTATTCCTTCTTCTAGTGGTGTTATGCGTGTTCCTGAATTAGATAAATTACAGAAGTTAATGCTTCTAGATCAAATAGAATCTCTGGATGAAGAATTTGATGTTGTTTTGATTGACACTCCAGCTGGTGTATCAAAAAATGTACAATATTGGACTTCTTCATCTGCTGAAGTCATTATGGTTGTTACCCCTGAACCAACTAGTTTAGCTGATTGTTATGCAAGTATAAAAATTCTTTCTCAGACAACAGCAGAAACTAATTTTAAATTAATAGTAAATATGGTTCGAAATGATTTAGAAGCAAAAAAAATATATGATAAAATATCAACTTTATCAGATGAATATTTACAAGTAAGAGTCGAATATTTAGGGCATATCCCTTTTGATGAAGTTGTCAGAAATTCAGTTAGAGATAGAGTTCCATACGTCCAAAAATATCCATTTTCGCAAGCTTCCCAAGGTTTACGAGATATATCAAGACAAATTATTACACAAGGTACCGTTGGCCAGCTTAAAGGAACAATGCAGTTTTTTTGGAGAAAAATGGTTGCAGCAAATTCACCTGATATAATTGGGTATAAATAGTATTTCCAGGTAGAAGTGGAGGTAGCATGGCTTTTTCAGGAACAGCGCAAAAGAAAACTTTGCATGAAGAAACAAATGAAAAACAAAAAACAAAAAAAATTCCGCAAAATCAGACAAGAGCTGTTCCTTTAACCAGTGATCCCATGCGCAATCAAATTATTATGGATTATGCTCCATTGATAAAGTATATTGCGCAAAAAATTGCAGCTAGATTGCCCTCTAATATTGATTTAGATGATTTATTTTCTGCTGGTGTAATTGGCCTTATGGATGCTATTGATAAATATGATCCTAGTCGAGATAATAAATTTAAAACTTATGCTGAATTTCGTGTGCGTGGGGCAATGCTTGATGAATTGCGAAACCAAGATTGGGTACCGAGGAGTGTAAGAGAAAGTAACAAGAAAGAAGATAAAGCTAAACTTGAACTTGAACATAAATTTGGACGACCTGCAACAGAAAGAGAAATTGCGGAGTTTTTAGAAGTTCCTTTGGAAGAATACCAAGAGCGTATGGGAAGAACTCGAGTATCTATGATGAGTTTAGAAGAACTTGGTGGAACCAGTTCAAGTGACAAAAAATCTTTACTTGAATGTTTAGAAAATCCAAATTCAAAGAATCCTTTTATGCAGTTGAAAAACAAGGGAGTCCGCGATATTATTATAAAAACAGTGGAAGAATTGCCTGAAAAACAAAAGCTAGTGTTAAGTCTTTATTACTATGAAGACTTAAATTTAAAAGAAATTGGCCGAATATTAGATGTTACGGAGTCTCGAGTCTCTCAACTTCACACCCAAGCTGTGCAAAAAATGAAGTTAAAACTGAGACATCTTCTGCAGGAATAGTGTTTAGGTATAAAGGAGTATAGTTAAATGCCAAATTATAAACCTATAAATAAGGATTCACTTATACTTGTTGTAGATGACTTTCCTACAATGCGTAAAATAGTAAAAAGTGTATTAAAACAGCTTGGTTATCAAAATATCGTTGAAGCAGAAGATGGTCAATTAGCATTGAACACTTTAGCAATCAATCCGGCGATAGAATTTATTGTAAGTGACTGGAATATGCCAAATATGACTGGCATTGAGTTATTAAAAACTGTTAGAGCCCATAAAGATGAAAGAATCAAAAATCTTCCATTTTTAATGGTTACAGCAGAAGCCGATAAAGACAATATTGTTGAAGCTGTTAAAAGTGGTGTCAGCAATTATATAGTTAAGCCATTTAATGCCGCTACGATGAAGGAAAAAATTGATAAAATTTTTGCTAAGAAATAATTTTTTTTACCTTTCGCTCAAAGGTTAATATTCTTATGCATAAAAATCTTACTATTGAGGATATTGAAGAGCTCAGTCAAGCAGGTGCGACTTCAGTCCCTATTCCCACGCCATTTGATCTAAAACTAGTAACAAAAAAAATTCCGATAAAGTTTTGTGAATATAAAATATCTAATACTGCTAGTAAAATGCTCACATCTGAAAGCATAGGAATTTCAAGTAAAGGAATTATTTTTCAATCTCTATCTGAGTTTAAAAAAGGTTGTTTACTTAGAGTTTGGATAGAAATTCCCGACTACTGGTCTAGAAAATCAAAAATTGTAGAATATAGGCACACAGAAGCACCTACTTTTTTTCAAGTATTAGCACGTGTGTTAAGTGCAGAAGAAATACTTAAACGCGGCACAAAGTATCAAATATTGTGTGAAAATTTAACAATTGATGGGGTTGATGAAACAATTTTAAATGAATATTTAAACTTAAGTGGTGCTGGAAGATGAACTACGTAGCTCTTTTATTGTGTGTTGGGTTTGTCTTATTTTTGAGCCAAGTTTTCTTTTTTTTCGTATGCATTAAATGGTTAAAAAGTGGGAAAATTAAAAGAGATAAAGAATTTGCCATTCTTGATGCTGAAAGAGCAAAATTAATAGAAATTCAAGCGGTCTTAACTGAAGAAGTCAATCAAGCAAAGAAATTAGCTGGAGAAACATTAAATAAACTGATGTTAATTGGTTCTGAAGCTCATGCTGAATGGGAAGAAGTGACTAAAAAAATTAATAGTGTACTTATTGAAGTGGATAGACATTCGGAACATCTTTTAGAAGAAAATATTTCTAATTTAAACATGAAAACTATGGCTTTAGAAAAAACCATTCGAGATGCAGATGTTTTAAATCAAACTTTATTAGTTTCCATTAAAAAAGCGCAGAAAATATTAAAACTATTTGATACTTCAGTTCCTACTGAAGAAATTTTAAAAGAACTTCAAAATGAAAAATATTTAGAAGCAAAAAAACTTCTTCAGCAAGGTACTGAAGCGAGTGAAATAGTTAAAAAACTAGGAATGAGTTTATCAGAGGTTTTATTAATTTCTTCATACACTTAATTTTTATTTTCAATTTTTTAGGGTTGATATGAAAAAAGTTCTAACTCTTGTACTTTTTTTTATTTTAAGTATGAATGTTGAAGCTGTTGAAAAAAAATAAAATTAGCTACGTTAGCTTGGGAACCATATATTGGACCCGAATTAGAAAAAAATGGCCTGTTGCAGAGATTATTCGTCAAGCATTAAAATTAGAAGGTTATAATTTAGAATTAGTATTTATGCCTTGGGCTAGAGCTATGGCTGAGTCAGAAAAAGCTAGTGATAGCATAGATGGCTGTATGCCAAAATATTATGATGAAGAAGTTGTTTCAAAATTTGAATTTTCTGATCCATTTTTTGAAAGTCAAGTTGGATTTATTGGGAATAAAAAAAATAACAAAGAAATAAATTATATATATGATAAAGATGATTTAAATAAAACTTATGATAAATTAAATAATCTTTCTTTTGGAATTGTGCGAGGATATTTTAACGAAGAAAAATTTGATAAAAGGAATGATTTAAAAAAGATTGATGTTACAACTGATGAAATGAATATGAGCAATTTAATTAATAAAAAAGTTGATCTAATTTTTATTGATAATTTTGTTTTTAAGTACTTATTAAGGAAAAATTATAAATTAAATATATCTCCTGCTGATTTTACAATGCTAAATCCTCCAATAAAAGTCCATAATTTATATATTATTTTTTCTAAAAAAGCTGTTGATTATAAAGAAAAATTAAAATCTTTTAATTTGGGGATGAAGAAATTAAGTAAGCAAAAAAAACTTGGAAAAATAATTCGTGAATTTGAAGACTTTAGATAAAACATTGAAGATACAGTAAATTATTCATCTAAAGTCAAAATGGCTTTTCTAATTTCAAGATTAGATTTATCAAATATTTCAAAAGTATCTGATAGAGGTGGCATTAAACAAACTTTATACTTACCACTATTAAGTGGTGATGGGTTTCTTTCATTTTTTCCATTGTTCCTCCTTTTTAAGGAAAGCTTTTGGAGGAGAAAATTAGTATCTCTCATTTCAACTACTATTTGTCCATTAGATTGTTTTACATTAAAGTTATTTTCCAATTCTTTAAAATTTAACTCATAGGCTTGAGAATAGAATACTTCCTTT is part of the Pigmentibacter ruber genome and encodes:
- a CDS encoding substrate-binding periplasmic protein, which translates into the protein MLKLLKKNKISYVSLGTIYWTRIRKKWPVAEIIRQALKLEGYNLELVFMPWARAMAESEKASDSIDGCMPKYYDEEVVSKFEFSDPFFESQVGFIGNKKNNKEINYIYDKDDLNKTYDKLNNLSFGIVRGYFNEEKFDKRNDLKKIDVTTDEMNMSNLINKKVDLIFIDNFVFKYLLRKNYKLNISPADFTMLNPPIKVHNLYIIFSKKAVDYKEKLKSFNLGMKKLSKQKKLGKIIREFEDFR
- a CDS encoding MinD/ParA family protein translates to MFDQASSLREMMRNIQKENLNFSKPVTYQPKVPTVLAISGGKGGVGKTLTTANLGLCMARMGMRTLLIDGDFGLANLDVVLNLRPQFTLDDVLCGERHLKDIIMTGVEGVRIIPSSSGVMRVPELDKLQKLMLLDQIESLDEEFDVVLIDTPAGVSKNVQYWTSSSAEVIMVVTPEPTSLADCYASIKILSQTTAETNFKLIVNMVRNDLEAKKIYDKISTLSDEYLQVRVEYLGHIPFDEVVRNSVRDRVPYVQKYPFSQASQGLRDISRQIITQGTVGQLKGTMQFFWRKMVAANSPDIIGYK
- the flhF gene encoding flagellar biosynthesis protein FlhF, translating into MEIRKFESFSLQDAIKLVKLELGRDAVILSTKEKEIYSEELQKNCRIYEVTASPSATVHGKVINPKSAEHLPKVDFPRIKPRNEATVVKGDPTPNRQKSTLISPTLSTLNQETRNMARSLASALTKEPAKERLFSKETINNPNNTELNEQTLEEMSVLKSEISKVRKELESLPQVDITEQMQEIKVLLHDIMREKYKKSTDNGNSHVTDIGIRLRSAGVSENFINHLTTWLNTLEDPKNKEELINSPEKTKEFYLSSAIKFIFKYLKVTGPFRVEKSKKKVVCFVGPTGVGKTTTLAKIAAKLKLTDLADVELISMDSYRIAASDQLRVYSKILDCHFAEISDKNELVNYISKHNNYDYILIDTAGRSSRFSDQMETLKKLAEAPLPIEFHLVLSCTMKQRDIDETIRGFRFLTPASLIFTKLDESWAFGEILNTSVQNKLPLSYFTTGQRVPEDIEIASKERVVERLLKL
- a CDS encoding response regulator; its protein translation is MPNYKPINKDSLILVVDDFPTMRKIVKSVLKQLGYQNIVEAEDGQLALNTLAINPAIEFIVSDWNMPNMTGIELLKTVRAHKDERIKNLPFLMVTAEADKDNIVEAVKSGVSNYIVKPFNAATMKEKIDKIFAKK
- a CDS encoding sigma-70 family RNA polymerase sigma factor, coding for MAFSGTAQKKTLHEETNEKQKTKKIPQNQTRAVPLTSDPMRNQIIMDYAPLIKYIAQKIAARLPSNIDLDDLFSAGVIGLMDAIDKYDPSRDNKFKTYAEFRVRGAMLDELRNQDWVPRSVRESNKKEDKAKLELEHKFGRPATEREIAEFLEVPLEEYQERMGRTRVSMMSLEELGGTSSSDKKSLLECLENPNSKNPFMQLKNKGVRDIIIKTVEELPEKQKLVLSLYYYEDLNLKEIGRILDVTESRVSQLHTQAVQKMKLKLRHLLQE